Proteins encoded together in one Microbacterium sp. ABRD28 window:
- a CDS encoding autoinducer 2 ABC transporter substrate-binding protein has translation MKRKTPAIALLAGATVFALTGCGTTAGGTADDGGFTGGGSEGAPGAYVTVVKATGIGWFDRMQVGVDEWATETGLDARQEGPSEATNEGQVEIIQNLIAQEPLAITVVPNDVAGLASVLGEAKDAGIIVVAHEAAGIENVDVDIEAFENTAYGSQIMDNLAECMDEEGGYVQFVGRLTNGSHGEWVSGALENQEANFPEMTRLEDPIESEEDEEVAYNKAKELLAKYPDIKGFQGSAGTDVVGIARAVEEAGKADSVCVMGTSIPSVAGSYLDSGAIDKIFFWDPALAGKAQLAIAQILADGGTIEEGTDLGVPGYESLVKLEGFDNVFAGDAGVVVDASNVAEYDF, from the coding sequence ATGAAGCGCAAGACCCCTGCAATCGCGCTGCTCGCCGGCGCCACAGTGTTCGCCCTCACCGGCTGCGGTACCACCGCCGGTGGCACAGCGGATGATGGTGGTTTTACCGGCGGCGGTTCGGAGGGCGCACCCGGCGCCTACGTCACCGTCGTCAAGGCGACCGGCATCGGCTGGTTCGACCGCATGCAGGTCGGCGTTGACGAGTGGGCCACCGAGACCGGCCTGGACGCCCGCCAGGAGGGCCCGTCCGAGGCCACGAACGAGGGCCAGGTCGAGATCATCCAGAACCTCATCGCTCAGGAACCGCTCGCCATCACCGTCGTCCCGAACGACGTCGCGGGGCTTGCGTCGGTGCTGGGCGAGGCGAAGGACGCCGGCATCATCGTCGTCGCCCACGAGGCCGCCGGCATCGAGAACGTCGACGTCGACATCGAGGCGTTCGAGAACACCGCGTACGGTTCGCAGATCATGGACAACCTCGCCGAATGCATGGACGAGGAGGGCGGATACGTCCAGTTCGTCGGCCGTCTCACCAACGGCTCGCACGGAGAGTGGGTATCGGGCGCCCTGGAGAACCAGGAGGCGAACTTCCCCGAGATGACCCGCTTGGAAGACCCGATCGAATCCGAGGAGGACGAAGAGGTCGCCTACAACAAGGCCAAGGAGCTGCTGGCGAAGTACCCCGACATCAAGGGCTTCCAGGGCTCGGCGGGCACCGACGTCGTCGGTATCGCGCGCGCCGTCGAAGAGGCCGGCAAGGCTGACAGCGTCTGCGTGATGGGTACCTCGATTCCCTCGGTGGCCGGCAGCTACCTCGATTCGGGCGCCATCGACAAGATCTTCTTCTGGGACCCGGCGCTCGCCGGCAAGGCCCAGCTGGCGATCGCGCAGATCCTCGCTGACGGCGGAACCATCGAAGAGGGCACCGACCTGGGTGTTCCCGGTTACGAGTCGCTGGTGAAGCTCGAGGGCTTCGACAACGTCTTCGCCGGCGACGCCGGCGTCGTCGTCGACGCCTCGAATGTGGCCGAGTACGACTTCTGA
- a CDS encoding ABC transporter substrate-binding protein, translated as MKITRTVAAVATATVAVLGLTSCAGGAGTAETPGAEGELTPVNIGISPFQDTYLPIIGQDMGWFEEAGLDVELTSLAWNAAMPALISGDVDIAVNNTTSVVSVANADPEVVYAYGWNPFTEGSALMIRPDGDLEPIDELEESLGDRGEARTAMIESLAGKTIVTTLSTDMGKQINDALASVGMDETDVTFVDMDPDTGLAAFLSGTGDAYLGGVPQRAKALDEGMIIGLSGPDLAAPPINGAVTTRSFVEENEAALLSFIDVMHRIIRYCDAETDACGKTITDRLNEETAAGLTVDGFKEYWQNIELYAPNAQAANDMILAEDGVAYWKTTWDSDNAYLAGTEAIPAEVPAAEHFLMPEVWEAYVAEYGADQTGY; from the coding sequence ATGAAAATCACTCGCACAGTCGCGGCGGTCGCTACGGCGACCGTGGCGGTCCTCGGTCTCACCTCCTGCGCCGGTGGCGCAGGAACAGCGGAGACCCCCGGAGCCGAGGGCGAGCTCACGCCCGTGAACATCGGCATCTCTCCGTTCCAAGACACCTACCTGCCCATCATCGGGCAGGACATGGGATGGTTCGAAGAGGCCGGACTCGACGTCGAGCTGACCTCCCTCGCCTGGAACGCGGCGATGCCCGCGCTCATCTCGGGTGACGTCGACATCGCGGTGAACAACACCACCAGCGTCGTCTCGGTCGCCAACGCCGACCCGGAGGTGGTCTACGCCTACGGCTGGAATCCCTTCACCGAGGGCTCGGCGCTGATGATCCGCCCCGACGGGGACCTCGAGCCGATCGACGAACTCGAAGAATCGCTCGGCGATCGTGGCGAGGCGCGCACCGCGATGATCGAGTCACTCGCCGGCAAGACCATCGTCACCACGCTCTCCACCGACATGGGCAAGCAGATCAACGATGCGCTGGCGTCGGTGGGGATGGATGAGACCGACGTCACGTTCGTCGACATGGATCCCGACACCGGACTCGCCGCCTTCTTGAGCGGCACCGGCGACGCCTACCTCGGCGGCGTCCCCCAGCGCGCGAAGGCCCTCGACGAGGGCATGATCATCGGTCTGTCGGGCCCTGACCTCGCCGCTCCTCCTATCAACGGCGCGGTGACGACCCGCAGCTTCGTCGAGGAGAACGAGGCGGCCCTCCTCTCCTTCATCGACGTCATGCACCGCATCATCCGGTACTGCGATGCCGAGACCGATGCCTGCGGCAAAACCATCACCGACCGCCTCAACGAGGAGACCGCAGCCGGCCTCACCGTCGACGGGTTCAAGGAGTACTGGCAGAACATCGAGCTCTACGCGCCGAATGCGCAGGCCGCGAACGACATGATCCTCGCCGAAGACGGTGTCGCCTACTGGAAGACGACCTGGGACAGCGACAACGCCTACCTCGCGGGAACGGAAGCGATCCCGGCCGAGGTCCCCGCGGCCGAGCACTTCCTCATGCCCGAGGTGTGGGAGGCCTACGTCGCTGAATACGGCGCCGACCAGACCGGATATTGA
- a CDS encoding DeoR/GlpR family DNA-binding transcription regulator has protein sequence MTRQAQILELLAERGFHSVGELADILRVAPSTIRRDLEQLADRQLVRRTHGGAVPIESNGVASAGATLHRAEKEAIGRAMADRILDGQTVLLDSGSTTLEVARHLHSSRLTIVTNDLRIGSVIAEKQSANLVFIGGELLPNDFSMWGPTSVEQLRHLRVNVAILGCDTVLDDGLYSVSSYEIELKRVMLSIASDAFFVADSSKFGRDALFRIAELEPFQAGITDAHLDPLRASTFPVPLIRATSG, from the coding sequence ATGACGCGACAGGCGCAGATCCTCGAACTGCTGGCGGAGCGGGGATTCCACTCGGTCGGCGAGCTCGCCGACATCCTCCGGGTCGCACCTTCGACGATTCGGCGCGATCTCGAGCAGCTCGCCGACCGCCAGTTGGTGCGACGGACTCATGGCGGGGCGGTGCCGATCGAGTCGAATGGAGTCGCGAGCGCGGGCGCGACGCTGCACCGCGCCGAGAAAGAGGCGATCGGTCGAGCGATGGCCGACCGCATCCTGGACGGTCAGACGGTCCTGCTCGACAGCGGATCGACCACGCTCGAAGTCGCGCGCCATCTGCACAGTTCGCGGCTGACGATCGTGACCAATGACCTCCGCATCGGGTCGGTGATCGCCGAGAAGCAATCCGCGAACCTGGTGTTCATCGGCGGGGAGCTCCTCCCGAACGACTTCTCGATGTGGGGCCCGACCTCGGTCGAGCAGCTGCGCCACCTTCGGGTGAATGTGGCCATCCTTGGCTGCGACACCGTGCTCGACGACGGGCTCTACTCGGTGTCGAGCTACGAGATCGAGCTGAAGCGCGTCATGCTCTCGATCGCCAGCGACGCCTTCTTCGTCGCCGACAGCTCCAAGTTCGGTCGCGACGCGCTCTTCCGCATCGCCGAGCTCGAGCCGTTCCAGGCGGGTATCACCGACGCACACCTCGATCCGCTGCGCGCATCGACCTTCCCGGTGCCGCTCATCCGCGCGACATCCGGCTGA
- a CDS encoding glutamine amidotransferase: MKKALLLGESWMTHMIHQKGFDSFTTTEYVEGGKEFIAALESDGWQVDHLPAHAIESNFPATDAELGAYDLIVISDVGANTFLLTRAVFTRSESERNRLARLRDYVERGGGLLMVGGYLSFSGIDAKAHYGETDIGDILPVGVLPVDDRQERPEGAKITVLDDAHSALGGVGGAWPDLLGYNRTTPRADSQVLVEVNGDPLVAVRDVGAGRTGVFTSDMSPHWAPPEFMAWDGYAPLWRGLAAWTAGD; encoded by the coding sequence ATGAAGAAGGCACTGCTGCTCGGTGAGTCCTGGATGACCCACATGATCCACCAGAAGGGATTCGACAGCTTCACTACCACCGAATACGTCGAAGGAGGGAAGGAGTTCATCGCGGCGTTGGAGTCGGATGGCTGGCAGGTCGACCATCTGCCGGCGCACGCGATCGAGTCCAATTTCCCAGCCACCGACGCCGAGCTCGGGGCTTACGACCTCATCGTCATCAGCGACGTCGGAGCTAACACCTTCCTTCTGACCCGAGCTGTCTTCACGCGAAGTGAATCAGAGCGGAATCGACTGGCGCGTCTGCGCGACTACGTCGAGAGGGGCGGCGGCCTCCTGATGGTCGGCGGATATCTGTCCTTCTCGGGCATCGACGCGAAGGCTCACTACGGCGAAACCGACATCGGAGACATCCTTCCGGTCGGCGTCCTTCCCGTCGACGACCGTCAGGAGCGGCCGGAGGGCGCCAAGATCACCGTCCTCGACGACGCGCACAGTGCCCTCGGCGGTGTGGGTGGAGCCTGGCCCGACCTCTTGGGATACAACCGCACGACACCGCGGGCCGATTCCCAGGTGCTGGTGGAGGTGAACGGTGACCCCCTCGTGGCTGTCCGAGACGTCGGCGCGGGCCGAACCGGTGTCTTCACCTCCGATATGTCGCCGCATTGGGCGCCGCCGGAGTTCATGGCGTGGGACGGATACGCGCCCCTCTGGCGCGGCCTCGCCGCGTGGACAGCTGGTGACTGA
- a CDS encoding sugar ABC transporter ATP-binding protein, with translation MSAARTVLEVRDIVKTYGGVRALGGMSLRLDAGQVHCLAGENGSGKSTLIKVISGVERPDSGELIIDDEAHAHVTPSQAIRAGIQVIYQDFSLFPNLTAAENIAMLSELAAGRRLSSHRRIRAAAEQIVSDLGLHIDLDADVEHLSVADRQLIAICRALVGEARVLIMDEPTTALTHTEVDRLFAIVRRLQERGVAVVFVSHKLDEVLSISQHVTVLRNGEVVESGPASEYTARSIATAMTGREVSGDRRVDELAPGLDPVLTVTDLTRAGAFQDVSFEVRPGEVLGLTGLLGSGRSEIAEAIFGVAPADSGTIAVAGKLHRIRSISDAIRAGIGYVPEDRLTQGLFLEKSIADNMVAASLDSYRNRAQLLDRGRIRASMADLFARLRVKAPNVDAPVRSLSGGNAQRVVIAKWLDRRPAVLMLNGPTVGVDIGSKEEIFTILREQAANGMGIIVISDDIPELVSSCHRVLIVRAGRIVAELAGDEIQVGGIQERMTA, from the coding sequence ATGAGCGCAGCCCGAACAGTTCTCGAAGTGCGCGACATCGTCAAGACCTATGGCGGTGTCCGTGCACTCGGAGGGATGTCGCTCCGACTCGACGCGGGGCAGGTCCACTGCCTTGCCGGCGAGAACGGCAGCGGCAAGTCCACCCTCATCAAGGTCATCAGCGGCGTGGAGCGACCCGACTCCGGCGAGCTGATCATCGATGACGAGGCGCACGCACACGTCACCCCCAGCCAGGCCATCCGCGCCGGCATCCAGGTCATCTATCAAGACTTCTCCCTGTTTCCCAACCTCACCGCCGCCGAGAACATTGCGATGCTGAGCGAGCTCGCCGCCGGTCGCCGGCTCTCGTCGCATCGCCGCATCCGCGCCGCGGCCGAGCAGATCGTCTCCGACCTCGGGCTGCACATCGATCTCGACGCCGACGTCGAGCATCTCTCGGTCGCCGATCGCCAGCTCATCGCCATCTGTCGTGCGCTGGTGGGGGAGGCGCGCGTGCTCATCATGGATGAGCCGACCACGGCCCTCACCCACACCGAGGTCGATCGCCTCTTCGCGATCGTCCGCCGGCTGCAGGAGCGGGGCGTTGCCGTCGTCTTCGTCAGCCACAAGCTCGACGAAGTCCTTTCCATCTCCCAGCACGTCACTGTCCTGCGAAACGGTGAGGTCGTCGAGTCGGGCCCGGCGTCGGAGTACACCGCGCGCAGCATCGCCACAGCGATGACAGGACGCGAGGTGAGCGGTGACCGCCGCGTCGACGAGCTCGCACCCGGTCTCGACCCCGTACTGACCGTCACCGATCTCACCCGCGCGGGTGCCTTCCAGGACGTGTCGTTCGAGGTGCGCCCGGGCGAGGTGCTCGGGCTCACCGGCCTTCTCGGTTCCGGCCGAAGCGAGATCGCCGAGGCGATCTTCGGAGTGGCGCCCGCTGACTCGGGAACGATCGCCGTCGCGGGAAAGCTTCACCGCATCCGCTCCATCAGCGACGCAATCCGCGCCGGTATCGGTTACGTGCCCGAAGACCGTCTCACCCAGGGCCTCTTCCTGGAGAAGTCGATCGCCGACAATATGGTGGCCGCCTCGCTGGACTCGTACCGCAACAGGGCGCAGCTGCTCGATCGCGGGCGTATCCGTGCATCGATGGCCGACCTTTTCGCACGCCTGCGGGTCAAGGCACCGAACGTCGACGCGCCGGTGCGGAGCCTCTCGGGCGGCAACGCGCAGCGCGTCGTCATCGCCAAGTGGCTCGACCGGCGCCCCGCGGTGCTGATGCTCAACGGCCCCACCGTCGGGGTCGACATCGGGTCGAAGGAGGAGATCTTCACGATCCTTCGCGAGCAGGCGGCGAACGGCATGGGGATCATCGTCATCTCCGATGACATCCCCGAGCTGGTGTCCAGCTGCCACCGTGTGCTGATCGTCCGCGCCGGACGCATCGTCGCCGAACTGGCCGGCGACGAGATTCAGGTCGGCGGAATCCAGGAAAGGATGACCGCCTGA
- a CDS encoding ABC transporter permease, giving the protein MTQLDIPVAPTGPLPHPPDPTKQSRTRNFGPLLSILSVVVLLILWWVLTTGTGTIGALYFPSPESLWVAATTLNTQLAVDALATLLRVIVSWVGGSALGVVVGLLMSRSRVFFYLINPIIEAVRPVPPVALIPFVILWFGIGDDGKIFLGALACFMVMVVNTTVACGNVPPVYLQAAASLGAKRNQVYRTVVLPAIVPEILSGFRIGSALAFAVIVAAEFQGADAGIGRLIMQASRTLNTPVVLLGTIVIAVMAVVLDLAISRASAYLTRWSPQR; this is encoded by the coding sequence ATGACGCAGCTTGACATCCCGGTCGCGCCCACCGGTCCACTTCCACACCCGCCGGATCCCACGAAGCAGTCGCGGACCCGCAATTTCGGACCGCTCCTGAGCATCCTGTCGGTCGTCGTCCTCCTCATCCTCTGGTGGGTGCTCACCACGGGTACCGGCACCATCGGCGCCCTCTACTTCCCGAGCCCCGAGTCACTGTGGGTCGCGGCGACGACGCTGAACACCCAACTCGCGGTCGACGCGCTGGCGACCCTGCTCCGGGTGATCGTGTCGTGGGTGGGAGGCTCCGCGCTGGGCGTCGTCGTCGGACTGCTGATGTCTCGCAGCCGCGTCTTCTTCTATCTGATCAACCCGATCATCGAAGCCGTGCGACCGGTCCCCCCGGTGGCGCTCATCCCCTTCGTCATCCTGTGGTTCGGCATCGGCGACGACGGAAAGATCTTCCTCGGCGCGCTGGCGTGCTTCATGGTCATGGTCGTCAACACCACGGTCGCCTGCGGAAACGTCCCACCCGTCTATCTGCAGGCGGCCGCGTCGCTTGGTGCCAAGCGGAATCAGGTGTACCGAACCGTCGTGCTACCCGCGATCGTTCCCGAGATCCTCTCGGGATTCCGCATCGGAAGTGCGCTCGCCTTCGCGGTGATCGTGGCCGCCGAATTCCAGGGAGCGGACGCCGGCATCGGTCGCTTGATCATGCAGGCCAGTCGCACCCTCAACACCCCCGTCGTGCTGCTCGGCACGATCGTCATCGCGGTCATGGCCGTCGTTCTCGACCTCGCCATCTCCCGGGCAAGCGCCTATCTGACCCGCTGGTCGCCCCAGCGCTGA
- a CDS encoding PfkB family carbohydrate kinase → MTDPLDGATGSPRPGRPDVVVVGSANLDYISRVSRALTPGETLLALEYDEQPGGKGLNQAVASAGLVATSLVGVVGDDEAGRALRAFAQQRGVDTTYLGVSDRRTGRAFVSLLPDGENTIVVAPEANAVLRSVDVVGALENTGPTAVLIQFEIPTDVVDAVREWAQVTATRLVVNPSPFRELGPDLLGVADPLIVNTVEALQLVGWEAAPERLAQHLSMSSPSVVVTAGSGGAFIGMSGEVEHVRAAPVAAVADTSGAGDHFAGTLVAHLARGASLGEATSHAVHDASRIVGLVRSDR, encoded by the coding sequence GTGACTGACCCCCTGGATGGGGCGACCGGGAGCCCTCGGCCCGGTCGCCCCGACGTCGTCGTGGTGGGCTCCGCGAATCTGGACTACATCAGTCGGGTTTCGCGCGCGCTCACACCGGGTGAGACCCTCTTGGCGCTCGAGTACGACGAGCAGCCGGGCGGCAAGGGCCTGAACCAGGCCGTCGCGTCGGCGGGGCTTGTCGCCACGTCTCTCGTCGGCGTCGTCGGCGACGACGAAGCCGGGCGCGCGCTTCGAGCATTCGCCCAGCAGCGCGGGGTCGACACGACGTACCTCGGGGTGTCTGACCGTCGTACGGGGCGCGCCTTCGTCTCCCTACTTCCCGACGGGGAGAACACCATCGTTGTAGCACCGGAAGCCAATGCGGTCCTCCGGTCGGTGGATGTCGTGGGTGCGTTGGAGAACACGGGTCCGACCGCTGTGCTCATCCAGTTCGAGATCCCGACAGACGTGGTCGACGCGGTTCGCGAGTGGGCACAGGTCACTGCCACCCGCCTCGTCGTCAATCCGAGCCCATTCCGTGAGTTGGGCCCGGATCTCCTCGGCGTCGCCGACCCCCTGATCGTCAACACCGTGGAGGCGCTTCAACTGGTCGGGTGGGAAGCGGCTCCGGAGCGACTCGCTCAACACCTATCGATGTCCAGCCCATCGGTGGTTGTGACGGCGGGGTCCGGCGGCGCGTTCATCGGTATGAGCGGTGAGGTCGAACACGTCCGGGCCGCACCCGTGGCGGCCGTTGCAGACACCTCGGGCGCGGGAGACCACTTCGCCGGCACACTCGTCGCTCATCTTGCCCGTGGCGCATCTTTGGGCGAGGCCACCTCGCACGCCGTCCACGACGCCTCCAGGATCGTCGGGCTCGTTCGGTCCGACCGCTGA
- a CDS encoding ABC transporter permease — MDMLHRLRGPNNEGVLAAVILVVIIGMSLASPAFLTPNTFFALVRSSLVPLVFALGVLMVMISGGIDVSFPAIAIFAAYTTVAWSSQASFDPTLVGIFAIAIVVGALWGLLNGFVIARFRLPTLIVTLGTQGIIKGVLLTYIGSAYISAGALPPSVSGAGGAYLVDIPGAGYLHMMLVPVVLLAIAVWWMLTRTTFGRSIYAIGGDIEAARRVGIKVVRTQVLLYVLVGGLAAIGGVIFVILGRNANPQTLVGTELDIIAAVVLGGASIFGGRGSVLGTVLGVLLVQLINNNLVLIGVPSTWQRAAVGVLLLVGVSIQAFAALRSRPSAVLLEKEVSRA; from the coding sequence ATGGACATGCTCCACCGACTCCGCGGGCCGAACAACGAGGGAGTGCTCGCCGCCGTCATCCTCGTCGTCATCATCGGGATGTCGCTGGCAAGTCCGGCCTTCCTCACCCCGAATACGTTCTTCGCACTCGTGCGGAGCTCACTCGTCCCCCTCGTGTTCGCGCTGGGGGTGCTCATGGTGATGATCTCAGGCGGAATCGACGTCTCGTTCCCGGCCATCGCGATCTTCGCCGCGTACACCACGGTGGCGTGGTCGTCGCAGGCGAGCTTCGATCCGACGCTCGTCGGCATCTTCGCGATCGCCATCGTGGTCGGGGCGCTGTGGGGTCTTCTGAACGGATTCGTCATCGCGCGATTCCGCCTCCCGACGCTCATCGTCACGCTGGGCACCCAGGGGATCATCAAGGGCGTCCTGCTCACCTACATCGGCTCGGCCTACATCTCCGCCGGAGCCCTTCCTCCGAGCGTCTCCGGCGCCGGTGGGGCCTACCTCGTCGACATCCCGGGCGCCGGCTACCTGCACATGATGCTCGTACCCGTCGTATTGCTGGCGATCGCGGTCTGGTGGATGCTCACCCGCACCACCTTCGGACGAAGCATCTACGCCATCGGGGGCGATATCGAAGCCGCCCGCCGCGTGGGCATCAAAGTGGTGCGCACACAGGTGCTGCTCTACGTTCTGGTGGGGGGCCTGGCCGCAATCGGCGGCGTGATCTTCGTGATCCTGGGCCGAAACGCCAATCCCCAGACGCTCGTGGGAACCGAGCTCGACATCATCGCCGCAGTGGTTCTCGGAGGTGCGTCGATCTTCGGCGGCCGCGGATCGGTGCTGGGCACGGTGCTCGGAGTGCTCCTGGTGCAGCTGATCAACAACAACCTCGTCCTCATCGGTGTGCCGAGCACCTGGCAGCGGGCAGCCGTCGGCGTGCTCCTGCTCGTCGGCGTGAGCATCCAAGCGTTCGCCGCGCTGCGGTCGCGGCCATCGGCGGTGCTCCTAGAGAAGGAAGTGAGCCGCGCATGA
- a CDS encoding nitrilase-related carbon-nitrogen hydrolase: MDNTSSRRVAVAQGVAVIDDVDQNLATVTRLVLEAKDAGAEIVVTPELFATGYAPDRAWRHDGAAIRSSLADIARSAGVALVASSVDSAACPESARAHYIAASVFGTGGEEIARVYKRHLFGDTEREWMTPAGAYGEVFAWRDWVWGAGICYDVEFPEFSRALARAGADVLLIPTAVPRADEQAEGLGKAWHYSARQISTLQVPARALENGVVIAYANHCGPGFTGRSCIATPFGHNAVILGDEEGVAVVEVPRSGIAAARRVNTYLTDVDRAFGALPNRTGLPPRLSVQ; the protein is encoded by the coding sequence GTGGACAACACCTCCTCGCGCCGCGTCGCGGTCGCCCAGGGCGTCGCGGTGATCGATGACGTCGATCAGAACCTCGCCACTGTCACCAGGCTCGTCCTCGAGGCGAAAGATGCCGGCGCCGAGATCGTCGTCACTCCCGAGCTCTTCGCCACCGGCTACGCGCCCGATCGCGCGTGGCGGCACGATGGCGCCGCGATCCGGTCATCGCTCGCCGACATCGCGCGCAGCGCGGGTGTGGCCCTCGTGGCATCCTCCGTCGACAGCGCCGCCTGCCCCGAAAGTGCCCGCGCGCACTACATCGCCGCGTCGGTCTTCGGCACGGGCGGCGAGGAGATCGCCCGGGTGTACAAGCGGCACCTGTTCGGTGATACGGAGCGTGAATGGATGACCCCGGCCGGCGCCTACGGCGAGGTCTTCGCGTGGCGGGACTGGGTGTGGGGCGCCGGCATCTGTTACGACGTCGAGTTTCCGGAGTTCAGCCGTGCGCTCGCTCGCGCGGGCGCCGACGTTCTGCTCATCCCCACTGCGGTGCCGCGCGCCGACGAGCAGGCGGAGGGGTTGGGGAAGGCGTGGCACTATTCGGCGAGGCAGATCTCTACGCTGCAGGTGCCTGCTCGGGCGCTCGAGAACGGTGTGGTCATCGCCTACGCCAACCACTGCGGGCCGGGCTTCACCGGCCGCAGCTGCATCGCGACGCCCTTCGGCCACAACGCCGTCATTCTCGGCGACGAGGAGGGTGTCGCGGTCGTCGAGGTGCCGCGCTCGGGCATCGCTGCCGCGCGACGCGTCAACACCTATCTCACTGACGTCGACCGGGCGTTCGGGGCGTTGCCGAATCGCACAGGACTGCCGCCACGGTTGTCGGTGCAATGA
- a CDS encoding ABC transporter ATP-binding protein has protein sequence MSEIMVDRVSKIFATAQKRTVALNDTTLTIAANETVCIVGPSGCGKTTLLNLIAGFVQPTAGEIRVGGSTVTGPGADRAVVFQSDAVFPWLTVADNVAYGMRMQGVPGAERRTRVDHYLALVGLTDFRKAYPKELSGGMRKRVDLARAYASGPSVLLLDEPFGALDVFTKEAMWLALAGVVAAEPKTSVFVTHDIEEALFLGDRVVVMTPRPARVHSIVDVPFSGQRDLDLRATPEFQTLRNQIARTLREVHHDAA, from the coding sequence ATGTCTGAGATCATGGTCGATCGAGTCTCGAAGATTTTCGCCACTGCGCAGAAGCGCACTGTCGCGCTCAATGACACGACGCTGACGATCGCGGCGAACGAGACCGTCTGCATCGTCGGTCCGAGCGGTTGCGGCAAGACCACGCTGCTCAACCTCATCGCGGGGTTCGTCCAGCCCACGGCCGGCGAGATCCGAGTCGGCGGAAGCACGGTGACCGGTCCCGGTGCCGATCGGGCGGTGGTCTTCCAATCGGACGCTGTCTTCCCGTGGCTGACCGTCGCCGACAACGTCGCCTACGGCATGAGGATGCAGGGGGTGCCCGGCGCCGAGCGACGCACGCGTGTTGATCACTACCTAGCGCTCGTCGGACTGACCGACTTCAGAAAGGCCTACCCGAAGGAACTCTCCGGCGGGATGCGCAAGCGCGTCGACCTCGCCCGCGCCTACGCCAGCGGCCCGTCAGTGCTGCTGCTGGACGAACCGTTCGGCGCTCTCGACGTCTTCACCAAGGAAGCCATGTGGCTCGCCCTGGCCGGGGTCGTCGCCGCGGAGCCGAAAACGAGCGTGTTCGTCACCCACGACATCGAGGAGGCGCTCTTCCTCGGTGACCGCGTCGTGGTGATGACGCCGCGCCCGGCCCGAGTGCACAGCATCGTGGACGTCCCGTTCTCGGGTCAACGCGACCTCGACCTCCGGGCGACACCCGAATTCCAGACCCTCCGCAACCAGATCGCTCGCACTCTCCGAGAGGTGCATCATGACGCAGCTTGA
- a CDS encoding N-acyl homoserine lactonase family protein has product MSVRIHHIVTGELESSLPVSLLNSGIHPDVPPATRLPFGYRDDIVRKDGSVHSGVMVPVPVWLIEGASQTILIDTGLGDIDEVSQMQSRYGVDFVASRSADQDLVAGLARHGVAPEDVDLVVLTHLHFDHVGNNELFPNATFVVQKDELPQASHPPHFCMFYYPEYAYKIDAVRDRLRVIDGDEEIDPAVRLVKIGGHTPGCMVVMVETDVGTVCLTSDVMYNYRNLELNWPMGSFWDLPDLMAGYDRLHREADIIIPEHDWQFLQEHPTGTIG; this is encoded by the coding sequence GTGAGCGTTCGCATCCACCACATCGTCACGGGCGAGCTCGAGAGCTCGCTGCCGGTGTCGCTCTTGAACTCGGGAATCCACCCCGACGTGCCGCCCGCGACGCGACTGCCCTTCGGGTATCGCGATGACATCGTCCGCAAAGACGGATCGGTGCACTCCGGCGTCATGGTGCCCGTGCCGGTGTGGCTCATAGAAGGGGCCTCGCAGACGATCCTCATCGACACCGGGCTCGGCGACATCGACGAGGTGTCGCAGATGCAGAGCAGATACGGCGTCGACTTCGTCGCCTCACGGTCGGCTGACCAAGACCTCGTGGCGGGCCTCGCGCGACACGGCGTCGCCCCGGAAGATGTCGATCTCGTCGTCCTCACCCACCTTCACTTCGACCATGTCGGCAACAACGAGCTCTTCCCCAACGCGACCTTCGTCGTTCAGAAAGACGAGCTGCCGCAGGCGAGCCATCCGCCCCATTTCTGCATGTTCTACTACCCCGAGTACGCCTACAAGATCGACGCCGTCCGCGACCGGCTCCGCGTCATCGATGGGGATGAGGAGATCGATCCCGCCGTGCGCCTGGTGAAGATCGGCGGACACACGCCGGGATGCATGGTGGTCATGGTCGAGACCGACGTCGGCACTGTGTGCCTGACGAGCGACGTCATGTACAACTACCGCAACCTGGAATTGAACTGGCCGATGGGCTCCTTCTGGGACCTGCCAGATCTGATGGCGGGGTATGACCGGCTCCACCGTGAGGCGGACATCATCATCCCCGAGCATGACTGGCAGTTCCTCCAGGAGCACCCGACAGGAACGATCGGCTGA